A genomic segment from Pristiophorus japonicus isolate sPriJap1 chromosome 16, sPriJap1.hap1, whole genome shotgun sequence encodes:
- the rasd4 gene encoding rasd family member 4, with the protein MSLAVKEKNHVRLVFLGAAGVGKTSLIRRFLLDTFEAKYKRTVDELHSKEYEVGTMKIKIEIMDTSGSYSFPAMRKLSIQSSDAFALVYAIDNAESFETVKSLRDEILDIKEDKYTPIVVIGNKTDNLSDKQVSSEDIMSLVELEWNNRYLESSAKDNANVVEVFRELLQQANLPSRLSPALRRRRETFPTENNARPPMNKTNSCSIS; encoded by the coding sequence ATGTCTCTGGCTGTGAAAGAAAAGAACCATGTTCGCTTGGTGTTCCTCGGGGCAGCTGGCGTGGGCAAGACCTCGCTAATCCGGAGATTTTTACTCGATACCTTCGAGGCGAAGTACAAGAGGACAGTGGACGAGCTGCACAGCAAGGAGTACGAGGTGGGGACGATGAAGATCAAAATCGAGATCATGGACACCAGCGGCAGCTACTCGTTCCCGGCCATGAGGAAGCTGTCCATCCAGAGCAGCGATGCCTTCGCCCTGGTCTACGCCATCGACAACGCCGAATCCTTCGAAACTGTGAAAAGCCTCCGGGATGAGATCCTCGACATCAAGGAAGATAAATACACTCCGATCGTGGTGATAGGCAACAAGACCGACAACCTGAGTGACAAGCAAGTGTCCAGCGAGGATATCATGTCACTGGTGGAGCTGGAGTGGAACAACCGTTACCTCGAGTCCTCGGCCAAGGACAACGCCAATGTTGTGGAAGTTTTCCGAGAACTCCTGCAGCAGGCCAACCTGCCGAGCCGCCTGAGCCCAGCCCTGAGGAGAAGGCGCGAAACTTTCCCAACAGAGAACAATGCCCGGCCCCCCATGAACAAAACCAACAGCTGCAGCATCTCCTAA